The genomic window AAATTGAGTGATTGCATATAGGATATTATTGTTCGGTAACTTCTTCCTGGCTCCAAACATTAATTTCCATGATTCCTTACGTTTCTTGTCATTAATAAGCTGTCCTCCATCTACACCTCTTGGATATAATTCATTCGCTGGGTATGTCAGGAAATCCGGAAGCCAATTATGCTGATTTGTGCAAACGGATTTAATCTCTCCATTTTCAGCCTGACAATAAAGATTGACAGGCGTTTTATATCGCTTGCCTCTCTCATCTTTATTTTTCCAACCCGCCGTTGTCGGACTAAAGCTTAAATAATTTCCGTCAACGTCAAGGTCAATGAACCAGTGGACTTTTCTTTCGCGAAATGATTCGTGGCCGGTCAAGCCGTTATCATCGGCTATTCTTAATAATTCTTCTAACATGCTTCTACCTTCTTTCTTCCGTCATCTGAGATAATTTTGGAAACTGTAATCCATCCTTTCTCCGCCTTAGCATAAAAAGCTTTAGCAATAGGATGAATTGTTTTACCATTTATTACCCACTTCTCAGGTCGTTCTTTTTTATTGCCCCAATGATTCCAAACGGGAGAAAAATCAAAATCATGAAACATATTGCCAAAGTCATCGTTGACTGTTTGATCCACCTGTGCATTTTCATCCCATTCGAATTCGCACGGATATTCACGGCAACCCAAATAAGGTCTGTGAAAACATCTGCCGGACTTAACACGTCTTTCAAATATCTTTCTGTATTTGACCACAGAAATAACGCCGTTATTTTTTATATATTCTTCGGGAACCTCAATGACCGCTTCAATCAAGTATTCAACATCCTTCAAAATCAAGCTGTGCCTCTGAGTATGGCTTTCTTCTGTATCCGAAACATTAACAGGCTGGCCTGCCTTACCTGAAAATGCAATTTTTGATGTTTTAAGTTCGTTCCTTAAAATTGAAAATGGAACTCCTTTCTTTACTATGCCGATCCTTAAAATTCGCCAGATGAAACCCGACTTATCTTGACGTTTATCCGACTGCGGCTTTTCAATTGGCTTCATCAGGATTGCTTCAAGTATCCCTCTAGCCGCAGACGGCGTAATGACCGGGTAGCTAACTCTTTCAACATGAAATTCGGGTCTTGTAAAACAAGCCCACCGCCCTTTAATACGAATCCGTACTGGCTCACTGATCATTGTGTCATCTCCTCTATAGTTAAACCGTTAAATTCCAATCCGTATCCGCAGATTCCTCCGCGATAAATTCCATTCCATAAATAAAGATTGAGCTTATCATCAAAGACAGAAATGATATTTTCCCTATAAGGAGAAGTTGAAAGATAATGATACGGCAAATTCATCATATATTTTTGCAGAGTCCGCCAATCATCTCTCAGGAAAAAGCCTCGTTTCTGTGCAATATCATAAACTTGTTTTGCCTCTGTATCATGTTCTTTGTCTCCAATTCTTTCACGAAGTATTAAAACCGGAATGGTCTTCTCATCTATGAAATTAAAGAGTTTGTCCACTTCTTCAAAGCGAAATTCTGCACGGGCCTTTTGTATGCCACACTCATCAGGAACGCTTAACTGATAGAGAAGCCGAAAATAATGTTCAAAGGTTTCAGGATTTTCAGGATCGGCAAGATTCATTTTCCTCAGAAGCTCTGTTTGTTTGGTCGCTGTAAAATATAAACCCTTGGAGAGTCCTTTATCAGAAGGAATAAATACATGAACCTTCCCTCTGTCAAGTTTGCCATTACGGTTGCACCTGCCTGCGGCCTGAACGATAGAATCATACGGGCCAAAAGCCCGCCAGACCTCAGGAAAATCCACATCTACTCCGGCCTCAATACACTGTGTGCTTACCAAGATACACGGCTGATGATTTTTAATCCTATTTTTAACCTCATCTAAAACAGTTCTTCTGTGAGACGGCATCATCCATGTCGAAAGATGAAAAAGATAATCACTGCCCTGCCCAATTACATTTTTAGCGGCTTCATGTAAAGAGCGCGCATTGGGTCTTGTGTTGACGACAGCCAATGCTTGCTTCATAGGGGCATTGAGCATTTCGTTTGCAATATTATCCCAGGACTTTTTCTCGTCTTGCCAATTATAATCAGTTCGTTTTAAAACATTAAAGTGGCCTCTTGCCGTTTCTTTGGGGATAATAGGAACTAAACCCTCAATCCCACAAGGCAAGTCTTCTGTCTTACTTAAAGCGGGTTGAGTTGCAGTGCAAAATACCGCGGAACATTTATAGGGACGATTCGGATTCGTTAATTCGTTCAACACGTTTAAAATGGGCTGCAGTAACAGTGGCGGCAGTGTTTGCACCTCATCAAAGATAATGACTGATTGACAGATATTATGGAGTTTTCTAACTTGTGCCGGTTTTCTTGAAAATAAAGAATCGAAAAACTGAACGCTAGTCGTAACAATAATGGGTGAGTCCCAATTTTCAGCAGCCATTCGCCTTCGCTTCGCTTTAAAATCTATCTCGCCATCTTCCTTTTCTTTTTTGTAATCAGACGCATTTTTTTCGTCAACCTGAGAATGATGCTCAAGTATCATGTCTTCGCCGAATATTTTTACAAATTCGCTTACAGTCTGCTCAATAATGCTGAGATATGGGATCACGACAATAATTCGTTTGAAACGTTTAGAATCATCTGGCGCAATCTTATCATTATGGAATTTTGCATGCATCAACGCGAACAGAAGTGATGCAAGGGTTTTTCCACCGCCTGTCGGAACACTCATTGAGAATAATCCTCGCTCGTTCCGAGCTGCCTGTTCGGCAAGTCGTCCTACTTCATTTCTGACCTTCAAGACCTCTTGGGAGGCTTTCTGTTCCTTAACTGCTTGTTCCATGCGTGCATGAAGTTCTTTTTTTAGTTTCTGAACCAAATCATCCGACTTAAATTCCGGCCATTTCCGCAGTTCAAGTGATGGATCGTTCATTTTTTCAAATGCTTCGGTATCTAACCGGTCGGCATCAATCAAAGCGCTGAAAAGCATACGAGTAAAAAACTCTGCTGCAAACCAGCCCTCAGAGGTTTTGGTGGGATCAAATTCCAAATCCTGCAGCCATTTCGGCAGGATTTCGGCAATGTCAGGACAAACCCAATTCTGATCTGAGGTATGAAGCAGATTAGATGCTGCTTCAGCCTTATTCAGATAGTCATTTTTTCTTTTGCTTACATCACTCCGATTATGAAGCCCTGAGTGATGGCCATTTATTGCAAAAGCTATTGGCCATGCATCTTTTTTTAATGCGATCATTGCTCCATGATGGGCATGTGGTTTCTTATTTTTCACCTGCTTATCATCGCTCTCTAATCGTTGCTGAAATTCTGCTTCTACTTTTCCCAAGTCATGCAATAAACCTGCTATTTTCCCATGCAAAGATGCATCAAATGCACTGGCAAAATCAGATGCTTTTGTCCCTACATCTTTCAAGTGTTTGGATAATAGGTGTTTTTTATGTGCAAAATATTGTTGCTCCTCCATTGTATTATCTCCTTCTATGCAAATATTCTATCATCTTGAATACTCCCCCACATTATGCTGTAAATCAGTCCAGTAATTTGTGTCTCACGTGCTGAATTGATTGACGAATTTTCTGGAAAGTGCAACAACCTCTTTTAAATGGTAGTCAAGCCTGTGCTTCTAGCCTTGTGAATTAGCGGAATGGGCGTAAAGTATTTTCACAATATATAACCCCTCAACCACCCGATTAACAAATGGGATTGTGCTTTTTTCAGAAAATAGGAATCGAGATTATTTTTAAGATATGCCTACCTTCATTAGTCTCAGGCGGGATTCTACTACAAATTGTATATCCTTACAACAGATATATTCAATCGACAAGGGGTGGGAAAAGGATTCCTTTTCGGAAGAGGTTTTTGTAAAGTCTATACTCATTGGCATTGCCCACGGTGAGTCAGCCCTGTCAGGGTTTGAAGCCCTGACAGGGTTACGTATTCCTGGCATGAAACATCACACCACAGGCAAATATCTATGCTCTGTTTTTTTGAAATACCACCTTGCTACTCCATATCAATCATTTGCCGGTTTAAAAAGCCCAAACGATAGAGGCCATTGCCCGCCAATCCACTACCTGCTGAATGCCTCTGGCATGCTGGTAGAGGGGTTGCTGAAATTTCAGATCAATACTCCCACCCGTCTTCGGCATCCTTATCTGAAGAGAAGGCGTAATTGAAACAGAGGTAATGCCGGTATTGTCGGTGTTATCCAAAAGGGATTCATCCGGTCTTGAATATCTGTCGTCATGATCGGTGTCCTGCCCTGCATAAAACAGATTGAGCTCCAGGCCGGGGTTTACATAGCTGGTTAGCAGGTATCGGGCGATAAGGTCGAGTGATACCTTGTCTCCAAATTCATAACCCTCGTCACCTTCTGTCGTCGCATGATACAAAAGATTGGCCTGAAAGACCACAGGGGAAAGCGTGTGGAGGTAATTGATGAGAAAAAGAGGATCCCACGACCCTGTCCCTGCCTGCATCACGGCATGGGCAAGGTTGCCGGAATCTGTCTCATCGTCATTTTTACCCGTCGGGAGTTTTAGTCCGATTCCCACGGTTAGCTTTTTTGCTGGGGCATCGGGATTATCCAGATAAGGCTTGTAAAGCCCCATAAGGGTCATGTCTCCAAGCCCCTCTATGGTATCCATCTCCATGTCCATCCTCATATCCATTCCCATCGGACTCCTCATCAC from Candidatus Brocadia sp. includes these protein-coding regions:
- the cas5c gene encoding type I-C CRISPR-associated protein Cas5c — its product is MISEPVRIRIKGRWACFTRPEFHVERVSYPVITPSAARGILEAILMKPIEKPQSDKRQDKSGFIWRILRIGIVKKGVPFSILRNELKTSKIAFSGKAGQPVNVSDTEESHTQRHSLILKDVEYLIEAVIEVPEEYIKNNGVISVVKYRKIFERRVKSGRCFHRPYLGCREYPCEFEWDENAQVDQTVNDDFGNMFHDFDFSPVWNHWGNKKERPEKWVINGKTIHPIAKAFYAKAEKGWITVSKIISDDGRKKVEAC
- the cas3 gene encoding CRISPR-associated helicase Cas3' — encoded protein: MEEQQYFAHKKHLLSKHLKDVGTKASDFASAFDASLHGKIAGLLHDLGKVEAEFQQRLESDDKQVKNKKPHAHHGAMIALKKDAWPIAFAINGHHSGLHNRSDVSKRKNDYLNKAEAASNLLHTSDQNWVCPDIAEILPKWLQDLEFDPTKTSEGWFAAEFFTRMLFSALIDADRLDTEAFEKMNDPSLELRKWPEFKSDDLVQKLKKELHARMEQAVKEQKASQEVLKVRNEVGRLAEQAARNERGLFSMSVPTGGGKTLASLLFALMHAKFHNDKIAPDDSKRFKRIIVVIPYLSIIEQTVSEFVKIFGEDMILEHHSQVDEKNASDYKKEKEDGEIDFKAKRRRMAAENWDSPIIVTTSVQFFDSLFSRKPAQVRKLHNICQSVIIFDEVQTLPPLLLQPILNVLNELTNPNRPYKCSAVFCTATQPALSKTEDLPCGIEGLVPIIPKETARGHFNVLKRTDYNWQDEKKSWDNIANEMLNAPMKQALAVVNTRPNARSLHEAAKNVIGQGSDYLFHLSTWMMPSHRRTVLDEVKNRIKNHQPCILVSTQCIEAGVDVDFPEVWRAFGPYDSIVQAAGRCNRNGKLDRGKVHVFIPSDKGLSKGLYFTATKQTELLRKMNLADPENPETFEHYFRLLYQLSVPDECGIQKARAEFRFEEVDKLFNFIDEKTIPVLILRERIGDKEHDTEAKQVYDIAQKRGFFLRDDWRTLQKYMMNLPYHYLSTSPYRENIISVFDDKLNLYLWNGIYRGGICGYGLEFNGLTIEEMTQ